Genomic segment of Coffea arabica cultivar ET-39 chromosome 1e, Coffea Arabica ET-39 HiFi, whole genome shotgun sequence:
ATGAAAGTGTGGCGGCAGGGCTTTACTCAATGGAATGTTGGGAACAAGAAACCGCGTCGAGAGCCCAAATCCTCATTAAATTGGAACCGCCAGATTATTAGACCTAGTACGAGTACGAGTAGTactaaaatataatatataatctTCCCGCCAAAGCCAAGCATCCTTTGGCGGTAAAGAGACCAACCTTCCGTTTCCCTTATGGACGCCTTGTACAATACTCACGTTAAGCTCTTGGCCTTCGACTTCCTGAAACTGACGCCGTCACCGACAGACCCCTCTTCCTTCTTCCGCAGAGGCAAGCGCCTCTCGCGCGCGGAGACTGTAGGAATCGTGGTAACCCGAGATCTCAAGCCGGGAAAGTTCGTCAAATTCACGATTGACGATGGCTCCGGCTGCATCTCCTGTGTTCTGTGGCTCAATCAGCTCAACTCCTCTTACTTCTCTCGCCGCAACCCATCGGATGTTCGACTAATTGCCCAAGCGGCCACTGATTTTGCCTCTGATCTCCAACTCGGCGTTCTAGCTCGAGTCCGCGGCAGGATCACAGATTACAGAGGCGCTCTTCAGATTTCAGTGTCTGATGTTGTCGTGGAGAGGGACCCCAACATGCAGATTCTGCATTGGCTAGATTGTATGAGGTTGGCGCGCCAGTGCTACGACTAATATTGCaacttatttacttttattaaCTCTGCTATGCAGATGTATTTAATTCAGGGGAGACAAATGGATTATGAGTCGGACACCATTTgggtaggttaaatttgttattttgGTGGAAATATTGTTTGCATCTCCTCTATTATTGGATTTTCTAGCACTTGGCCAATTAAAGAGGGCAGGGTGATTAAGTTCCCTTCTTATGTGCTTTTGCTTTATTGGATCTTCGCAGTTTTATCTCATTGCGGGGATAAATTGCTAGACATCAAACTCAATCCTTAATTTGTATGTCTTTTTCATGTTGTCATTTTCATAACATTGTTCCCTTTTATGATTTTCTGGTAATTCCTTTGCCGTGCTCTCTGATCTTGTAGGTCATTATTGTATGGTTGAGTTTGTACCCTGCTCGGAGCATCTTCTTTTACTTGTACTTGTCTAAACCGCTGTGATAGGATGGATTttgatctcttttttttttggctgtagAAGTCTGGTCATGCTGTTAGCCCGTATTTTGGATAGTGACTGTTCAGCATCATGTGCAAGAATTTGCGGAGTTGAGAGGTAGAGGCGGAGACATGTGGATTTGGACCACCAAGTGAATGTGGATTTCCAAAACTTTTTAGATTACCCTGATTGGTTTCCAGAATGGACTGATCAGAAAATTGAAGGCCTTGGATTCTTGAAGTTGTGGAGTAAACGTTTGAGTTCAATATGTAGATTAGCAAGACAAAAGTAATTGTTTACTTGATTCACCAAATCATTGCTCTAGTGATGCCTAATGACCATACTGAACCAGCAGGAGAATAGACAGTCATGttgggagttttcttccaaaccagttTTATGGAGCTGCTGGACTCATCTGGTACCAAACAAGCACTCCATCTGAAACAAGAGTTAAGATTAATTGGTGCCAGTAGCTTAAGCGTCTGTAGGTGGTTCAGAGCAGGCTACTATTTAGCGTTTATCTCAAGTCTGATTATGTTTCCATGGATAGAACAGGGAAATATGTACCATAACTGTCGGACAGAAAACATAGCCGTCATGTTAGACCAATTTTGTCATAGTATTATATTCGTATGTGCACTGGTAGTGATGCCGGGATGATTCTAAGTACGTAGATAAAGTTACATTTTTATGATAACTGGGTTAGTAGATTAATTAACGCAACTGCACAAGGTCACAACTCACAAGCCTCAGGATTTCAAGGCAACAAGGTGGTGGAGTTTGGGTTGAAAAATGGAGAATAGGAGAGACAATGACAAGATCTTAGCTCTAGTCCACTCATCTGGACAACTGGACCAAGTCATTGGATAGAATTACTTTTCACTATTCATACTTTTATACTCTCTCTTTTGTTATTTCACAATCTTAATTAGAAGACAAGAAATAGCCTGATTTGCGGTTCAATGCTGGTATGGCAAACCACCCTATAGAAAGGGTTAGACGCTTCACTTCTCATTCGATCTTTGTTTTGCTTTTCTCTTGCATAATTTTTGTGTAATTGAAGAAGGGGGGGATTTCTCTTGGACATTGAAAGCTCGAACACTGGATGATAGGAAACTCAAAACAGGGGCCGCTCTTTATACAGCCTGATGATTTGGATTGCCTATTATGTTTTGCAATCATATGATGTGATTGGCGGCGATAAACAAAGTTGTAGCAAGGACAACCTACAGTAGATAAATTAAAAGGGAAAAGCAACGCCTAAACTATAAAACTAATGGGTTCATGCCGGAAAGAGAAGCACGTCGTCTACCAATCATGGTAATCAAAGCTTAGAATCAATTGCGattcaagaaaatggaaggccaCAAAGTGCCCCAGTCTCTTTCTACTCCCTTTCCAGGATATATGGTAGAGCTGGCCGGGGTTTTGCCCTGGACGACTAGCGCTGAGGTTGACAAATCTTGACAGCCTATTGCTGGGGCCAAACAGCTGCCTCTAATTATAATTTATATGCAGATGGAAGTTTAACTACTAGAGAGGATTGTGTTTTGAAGTTTGCTGGAGATTGTCATTTGGAAAATTCAGGATTAGGGCACGCAGGGAGTTTCACCGTCGTCGTCGGTGTCTGTATCATTAGTTTAATCCTTGAACTAGTCTTAGCACTTAATTTAGAAGAACCTTGGAATATGAAAATTAAGACCAAGCTTGGGAACAAGAAAGACACGGTCTCCCACATGCAGCATGTGTATTAAGATGAGTCAATCAAGAGTTTCAAGCCAGGAGAGCTTAATCCAAGAAATTACTTTTTTGTTCTGGCTAGAgggcttatatatatatatatatacatacatatatatttatatattcccATCCCAGAGAGTTGGCCGAAGCCCTAGGAGAT
This window contains:
- the LOC113733270 gene encoding CST complex subunit STN1-like, which produces MDALYNTHVKLLAFDFLKLTPSPTDPSSFFRRGKRLSRAETVGIVVTRDLKPGKFVKFTIDDGSGCISCVLWLNQLNSSYFSRRNPSDVRLIAQAATDFASDLQLGVLARVRGRITDYRGALQISVSDVVVERDPNMQILHWLDCMRSLVMLLARILDSDCSASCARICGVER